Proteins from a single region of Anastrepha ludens isolate Willacy chromosome 5, idAnaLude1.1, whole genome shotgun sequence:
- the LOC128863048 gene encoding protein MON2 homolog isoform X2 → MSFVRTSTGGNESVHKFVEALRADFKTLSTETKKKYPLIKESCEEAISKLSAASNNQQTSVYYTVNQILYPLVQGCETKDLKIIKYCLGMMQRLITQQVVDQKGARYITDALWMLMENNIEEVKVLQTVTLLLTTNTVVHGETLAKSLVLCFRLHYTKNSTIVNTAGATIRQLVSLVFERVYLEKDSVATLQGATQNANKELVDGDNSGGASTEIQTFAADAFFLFQDLVQLVNADQPYWLIGMTEMTRTFGLELLEAVLTNFSAVFHENNDFRLLLKERVCALVIKLFSPNVKHRQVPAPNNGNTAVPNDKPYFPISMRLLRLVAILIQKYHTILVTECEIFLSLIIKFLDPDKPHWQRALALEVIHKLATKPNLIAFFCKSYDLKNHATNIVHDMISALATYVRYSLINAVALQTGQPPATNQNNPTAAHNSGNQCGFMFRGVYLSLVATFPPGVAKAVYLEMLDKLEAPNIPDSYGVSVAYAILLDITRSIGGVIQRTPEMQQPTHNSTLITEEEHKPLCLQLINSSWAGLLLAFVPLIDASIDEATTDNILKAMQNYAALCGMLDLLGPRDAFIMSICRASFPPHYAAAIFANNAHMEADLRGHARSNSQDLNNQFMNTCNESEFRQQIVAVGTPLPSASLPHSVMQAPVMLTTKNLQCMRAILFLARSNGSILGTSWHIVLQTLQHLVWILGLKPSTGGSLQAFPKPAVEANVGIQTAVMADLPVLSQMLSQLFESSQYLDDVALHHLIDALCKLSHEAMELAYANREPSLFAVAKLLETGLVNMPRIEVLWRPLTNHLLEVCQHRHIRMREWGVEAITYLVKSALQFKHTVPLKENMELQTMLLSPLSELSTVMHADVRQRQLDCVLQILNGAGEILSFGWPAIIEIIGAVNDHHGEPLIRTAFQCLQLVITDFLTVMPWRCLPLCINTAAKFGSQTQELNISLTAIGLMWNISDFFNQNQEKLMSAQVDDGAILPDFPGTVKMPQFDKLWMCLYAKLGELCVDLRPAVRKSAGQTLFSTISAHGSLLNPPTWQALVWQVLFSLLDNVRALSSSASNEKVDASGNILIHHSRNTAQKQWAETQVLTLSGVCRVFNTKRELLQMLGDFDRAWSLVLEFIQNAALSKNGEVSLAALKSLQEIMYHNTEKSVPLTDEDTTRVKDDEIWTIAWNIWLNIGIESTKITTKNNDTQEEFYIPSQAFLTALIQIFPAIFQHIQQRFTLDDFEKFCIVLTNAVCIPVQTDAVPYIMSSVSDSLLTPLHDGILDCMDLIQKEATKDGSNLKHMIPVIFRQLLVFSKFACAPPAYAGVEHKYVKTSNHYTNNASVEMVSMNFIPFGEKSISICVKLYQSTATEECVMQENILHEIIKALRTPLSMKYKCLSSSTWKLAISSLITILHTGLKVARAKANFFTGMWDDLADTLDKFLFPASVCTIEDRGLEEIVLDETIDCQVIELLRDEVLPHAHEMPHQFIMQIVVLLNKGSIHSASDSNICYESDWKLREIFAKTCFETLLQFSLLDDTCNNNRNSLTATSAAVAGVNASLNSNVFTNMSGGGGKDFAGRLAVTALLHRFQEVLKRFNDDERQSGKCPLPRFRLSEISFVLKAIATLVISMKKAPPTKVNKPAWDQLIGLYPYLVDCTTTTSPEVSRSLREALLQYTDLLQPPKCLNTETANAAKLQNATQSNGQE, encoded by the exons ATGTCTTTCGTGCGCACCTCGACGGGTGGTAATGAGTCGGTGCATAAATTTGTGGAGGCCCTGCGGGCTGATTTTAAAACGCTTTctacggaaacgaaaaaaaagtatCCATTAATAAAAGAG TCATGCGAAGAGGCTATTTCAAAATTGAGTGCCGCTAGCAATAATCAACAAACTTCTGTATATTACACTGTGAACCAAATTTTGTATCCACTTGTGCAAGGATGTGAAACCAAAGACCTGAAAATTATTAAG TATTGTCTGGGCATGATGCAGCGGCTTATCACCCAGCAGGTTGTTGACCAAAAAGGCGCACGCTACATAACGGATGCATTGTGGATGcttatggaaaataacatcgaAGAGGTAAAGGTTTTGCAAACAGTTACACTTTTGTTGACCACCAACACCGTTGTACACGGCGAAACATTAGCCAAATCTTTGGTATTATGTTTTCGACTACATTACACCAAGAATTCAACGATTGTCAATACAGCGGGTGCCACGATTCGACAACTTGTTTCACTGGTGTTTGAACGTGTCTATTTAGAAAAGGATTCGGTGGCCACATTACAGGGCGCCACTCAAAATGCTAACAAAGAATTGGTGGATGGTGACAACAGTGGAGGGGCTAGTACCGAAATTCAAACCTTTGCTGCCGATgcatttttcttgtttcaa GATCTCGTGCAGCTTGTGAATGCTGATCAACCGTACTGGCTCATTGGAATGACAGAAATGACGCGCACCTTTGGTTTAGAATTACTCGAGGCGGTGTTAACGAATTTCAGCGCTGTATTTCATGAG AATAATGATTTCCGTTTGTTACTAAAAGAGCGCGTTTGTGCGTTAGTCATTAAACTCTTCTCGCCGAACGTGAAGCATCGTCAAGTGCCGGCTCCTAACAATGGCAATACTGCGGTGCCCAATGACAAACCCTATTTCCCAATCAGCATGCGTTTATTGCGTTTAGTAGCCATACTAATACAGAAGTATCACACAATATTG GTTACCGAATGCGAAATTTTTCTATCATTAATCATAAAATTTCTTGATCCTGATAAGCCGCACTGGCAGCGCGCCTTAGCTTTGGAAGTCATCCACAAACTTGCCACAAAACCTAATTTAATTGCATTCTTCTGCAAGTCCTATGATCTAAAAAATCATGCCACCAATATTGTACATGATATGATCTCAGCATTGGCCACATATGTGCGTTATTCATTAATAAACGCAGTTGCTT TACAAACCGGACAGCCTCCAGCCACCAATCAAAATAATCCCACAGCTGCACATAATTCAGGCAATCAGTGTGGATTCATGTTCCGTGGCGTTTACTTATCGCTAGTAGCCACCTTTCCGCCGGGTGTGGCGAAAGCTGTCTA tttGGAGATGCTCGACAAGCTGGAGGCACCCAACATTCCAGATAGTTATGGTGTCTCCGTAGCTTATGCGATACTCTTGGACATAACACGCTCTATTGGAGGCGTAATACAACGAACACCGGAAATG CAACAGCCAACTCACAACTCCACGCTCATTACTGAGGAAGAGCACAAACCGCTGTGCTTGCAATTAATCAACTCTAGTTGGGCTGGACTACTTTTAGCATTCGTGCCGTTAATAGATGCTTCAATCGATGAGGCTACAACggataatattttgaaagctaTGCAAAACTATGCTGCGCTCTGTGGCATGCTGGACTTACTGGGACCACGTGACGCTTTCATAATGTCCATATGTCGTGCCTCTTTTCCACCGCACTATGCAGCGGCAATATTTGCGAACAATGCACATATGGAAGCAGATTTGCGAG GTCATGCGCGCAGCAACAGTCAAGATTTAAACAACCAGTTTATGAATACTTGTAACGAGAGTGAATTTCGTCAGCAAATTGTGGCCGTGGGCACGCCTTTGCCAAGCGCTTCCTTGCCGCACAGTGTAATGCAAGCGCCCGTCATGCTGACTACAAAAAATCTCCAATGTATGCGCGCTATTCTGTTTTTAGCACGCAGCAATGGCAGCATACTGGGCACCTCCTGGCATATTGTGCTGCAGACCCTGCAACATTTAGTATGGATTTTGGGCTTAAAACCCTCCACTGGCGGCAGTTTGCAA GCTTTTCCAAAACCTGCCGTCGAGGCAAATGTGGGCATACAGACTGCCGTCATGGCCGATTTGCCAGTATTGTCACAAATGTTAAGTCAACTCTTTGAATCTAGCCAGTATTTGGACGATGTAGCACTACATCATCTAATCGATGCATTATGTAAATTATCCCACGAAGCTATGGAGCTCGCTTATGCGAACAGG GAACCCTCCTTGTTCGCCGTCGCAAAACTACTTGAAACCGGCCTTGTGAATATGCCACGCATTGAAGTTTTATGGCGTCCACTCACCAATCACTTACTGGAGGTATGCCAGCATCGTCACATACGCATGCGTGAGTGGGGCGTGGAAGCAATTACGTATTTGGTGAAGTCTGCACTGCAGTTTAAACACACTGTACCGCTAAAGGAAAATATGGAGCTGCAAACGATGCTGCTGAGCCCACTGTCCGAGCTCTCCACTGTAATGCACGCAGATGTGCGCCAACGGCAACTTGACTGTGTGCTACAGATTCTTAACGGTGCAGGAGAAATATTGTCATTCGGTTGGCCGGCAATAATTGAGATCATTGGCGCAGTAAATGATCATCATGG CGAGCCTTTGATACGCACCGCATTCCAGTGTCTTCAGTTGGTCATAACAGATTTTCTGACTGTAATGCCTTGGCGTTGCCTGCCGCTATGCATAAACACCGCCGCCAAATTTGGATCGCAAACGCAAGAGTTGAATATATCGCTAACTGCTATTGGTTTAATG TGGAACATTTCTGATTTCTTTAATCAAAATCAAGAGAAATTGATGTCGGCGCAAGTGGATGATGGCGCTATATTACCTGATTTTCCAGGCACTGTGAAAATGCCACAATTCGACAAACTCTGGATGTGTTTGTACGCCAAATTGGGGGAACTGTGTGTCGATCTGCGGCCCGCAGTACGCAAATCAGCTGGCCAAACACTCTTCTCAACCATTTCTGCACACGGTAGTTTGCTGAATCCACCCACATGGCAGGCTCTGGTGTGGCAGGTCCTATTTTCGCTGCTGGATAATGTGCGGGCGCTCTCCAGTTCGGCTAGCAATGAGAAAGTGGACGCCAGCGGTAATATCCTCATTCACCATTCACGCAATACTGCACAAAAACAATGGGCAGAGACACAGGTTTTAACGCTCTCTGGCGTGTGTAGG gTGTTCAATACCAAGCGTGAATTGTTGCAAATGTTGGGTGATTTTGATCGCGCTTGGTCGCTGGTCTTGGAGTTCATTCAAAATGCTGCCTTGAGTAAAAATGGCGAAGTATCCTTGGCGGCGCTTAAATCATTGCAAGAAATTATGTACCATAATACAGAGAAATCGGTCCCACTTACAGATGAGGACACAACACGCGTTAAAGATGATGAGATTTGGACG ATTGCATGGAATATTTGGCTTAATATTGGTATTGAGAGCACAAAGATCACAACGAAGAACAACGACACCCAAGAGGAATTTTATATACCCAGTCAAGCATTTTTAACAGCGTTAATACAAATTTTCCCAGCGATTTTCCAACACATACAACAAAG ATTCACTTTGGATGACTttgaaaaattctgtattgtGCTGACAAACGCAGTTTGTATACCCGTGCAAACTGATGCCGTTCCCTATATAATGTCGTCTGTGTCGGACTCACTGCTAACGCCATTACATGATGGTATACTTGATTGCATGGATCTCATCCAAAAG GAGGCCACCAAGGACGGTTCCAATTTGAAACACATGATTCCTGTTATATTCCGTCAATTACTTGTGTTCAGTAAGTTTGCTTGCGCCCCACCTGCCTACGCCGGAGTCGAACACAAGTACGTCAAAACATCGAATCATTACACAAACAACGCTTCGGTGGAAATGGTTAGCATGAATTTCATACCCTTTGGTGAGAAGTCGATAAGCATATGCGTGAAATTGTATCAGAGTACCGCCACCGAGGAGTGTGTAATGCAGGAAAACATATTACATGAAATCATCAAG GCGCTCCGCACGCCACTCTCCATGAAGTACAAATGTCTGTCGTCCAGCACATGGAAATTGGCCATTTCGAGTTTGATTACTATACTACACACCGGTTTGAAGGTGGCACGAGCTAAAGCTAACTTTTTTACGGGCATGTGGGATGATTTGGCTGACACACTCGATAAATTTCTCTTTCCCGCAAG CGTTTGTACTATAGAAGATCGTGgccttgaagaaattgtgcTGGACGAAACAATTGATTGCCAGGTCATCGAACTGTTGCGTGACGAAGTATTGCCGCACGCACACGAAATGCCACATCAATTTATAATGCAAATTGTTGTGCTACTCAACAAAGGCTCCATACATTCCGCATCCGACTCGAATATTTGCTATGAATCTGACTGGAAATTACGTGAAATATTCGCAAAGACATGCTTCGAGACGCTGCTACAGTTCTCACTATTAGACGATACTTGCAATAATAATCGGAATAGTTTAACGGCAACGTCTGCAGCGGTAGCAGGCGTTAACGCGTCGTTGAATTCCAATGTTTTCACAAATATGTCTGGTGGAGGTGGCAAGGATTTTGCTGGCCGCTTGGCGGTGACGGCTTTGCTACATCGATTCCAAGAAGTCTTGAAGAGATTCAACGACGACGAGCGGCAGAGTGGGAAATGCCCATTACCTAG ATTCCGCCTCTCGGAAATTTCCTTCGTACTTAAGGCCATCGCTACATTGGTGATATCGATGAAAAAGGCACCACCAACTAAAG TAAACAAACCGGCGTGGGATCAGCTAATTGGTTTATATCCCTATCTCGTCGATTGCACTACGACCACATCGCCCGAAGTGTCGCGTTCATTGCGTGAAGCGCTGCTACAATACACAGATCTGCTGCAGCCACCAAAGTGTCTAAATACCGAAACCGCAAATGCAGCGAAACTACAAAACGCAACGCAATCAAATGGCCAAGAGTAA
- the LOC128863048 gene encoding protein MON2 homolog isoform X1 — protein MSFVRTSTGGNESVHKFVEALRADFKTLSTETKKKYPLIKESCEEAISKLSAASNNQQTSVYYTVNQILYPLVQGCETKDLKIIKYCLGMMQRLITQQVVDQKGARYITDALWMLMENNIEEVKVLQTVTLLLTTNTVVHGETLAKSLVLCFRLHYTKNSTIVNTAGATIRQLVSLVFERVYLEKDSVATLQGATQNANKELVDGDNSGGASTEIQTFAADAFFLFQDLVQLVNADQPYWLIGMTEMTRTFGLELLEAVLTNFSAVFHENNDFRLLLKERVCALVIKLFSPNVKHRQVPAPNNGNTAVPNDKPYFPISMRLLRLVAILIQKYHTILVTECEIFLSLIIKFLDPDKPHWQRALALEVIHKLATKPNLIAFFCKSYDLKNHATNIVHDMISALATYVRYSLINAVACKRNICHRLFYNCNILISTCVVQTGQPPATNQNNPTAAHNSGNQCGFMFRGVYLSLVATFPPGVAKAVYLEMLDKLEAPNIPDSYGVSVAYAILLDITRSIGGVIQRTPEMQQPTHNSTLITEEEHKPLCLQLINSSWAGLLLAFVPLIDASIDEATTDNILKAMQNYAALCGMLDLLGPRDAFIMSICRASFPPHYAAAIFANNAHMEADLRGHARSNSQDLNNQFMNTCNESEFRQQIVAVGTPLPSASLPHSVMQAPVMLTTKNLQCMRAILFLARSNGSILGTSWHIVLQTLQHLVWILGLKPSTGGSLQAFPKPAVEANVGIQTAVMADLPVLSQMLSQLFESSQYLDDVALHHLIDALCKLSHEAMELAYANREPSLFAVAKLLETGLVNMPRIEVLWRPLTNHLLEVCQHRHIRMREWGVEAITYLVKSALQFKHTVPLKENMELQTMLLSPLSELSTVMHADVRQRQLDCVLQILNGAGEILSFGWPAIIEIIGAVNDHHGEPLIRTAFQCLQLVITDFLTVMPWRCLPLCINTAAKFGSQTQELNISLTAIGLMWNISDFFNQNQEKLMSAQVDDGAILPDFPGTVKMPQFDKLWMCLYAKLGELCVDLRPAVRKSAGQTLFSTISAHGSLLNPPTWQALVWQVLFSLLDNVRALSSSASNEKVDASGNILIHHSRNTAQKQWAETQVLTLSGVCRVFNTKRELLQMLGDFDRAWSLVLEFIQNAALSKNGEVSLAALKSLQEIMYHNTEKSVPLTDEDTTRVKDDEIWTIAWNIWLNIGIESTKITTKNNDTQEEFYIPSQAFLTALIQIFPAIFQHIQQRFTLDDFEKFCIVLTNAVCIPVQTDAVPYIMSSVSDSLLTPLHDGILDCMDLIQKEATKDGSNLKHMIPVIFRQLLVFSKFACAPPAYAGVEHKYVKTSNHYTNNASVEMVSMNFIPFGEKSISICVKLYQSTATEECVMQENILHEIIKALRTPLSMKYKCLSSSTWKLAISSLITILHTGLKVARAKANFFTGMWDDLADTLDKFLFPASVCTIEDRGLEEIVLDETIDCQVIELLRDEVLPHAHEMPHQFIMQIVVLLNKGSIHSASDSNICYESDWKLREIFAKTCFETLLQFSLLDDTCNNNRNSLTATSAAVAGVNASLNSNVFTNMSGGGGKDFAGRLAVTALLHRFQEVLKRFNDDERQSGKCPLPRFRLSEISFVLKAIATLVISMKKAPPTKVNKPAWDQLIGLYPYLVDCTTTTSPEVSRSLREALLQYTDLLQPPKCLNTETANAAKLQNATQSNGQE, from the exons ATGTCTTTCGTGCGCACCTCGACGGGTGGTAATGAGTCGGTGCATAAATTTGTGGAGGCCCTGCGGGCTGATTTTAAAACGCTTTctacggaaacgaaaaaaaagtatCCATTAATAAAAGAG TCATGCGAAGAGGCTATTTCAAAATTGAGTGCCGCTAGCAATAATCAACAAACTTCTGTATATTACACTGTGAACCAAATTTTGTATCCACTTGTGCAAGGATGTGAAACCAAAGACCTGAAAATTATTAAG TATTGTCTGGGCATGATGCAGCGGCTTATCACCCAGCAGGTTGTTGACCAAAAAGGCGCACGCTACATAACGGATGCATTGTGGATGcttatggaaaataacatcgaAGAGGTAAAGGTTTTGCAAACAGTTACACTTTTGTTGACCACCAACACCGTTGTACACGGCGAAACATTAGCCAAATCTTTGGTATTATGTTTTCGACTACATTACACCAAGAATTCAACGATTGTCAATACAGCGGGTGCCACGATTCGACAACTTGTTTCACTGGTGTTTGAACGTGTCTATTTAGAAAAGGATTCGGTGGCCACATTACAGGGCGCCACTCAAAATGCTAACAAAGAATTGGTGGATGGTGACAACAGTGGAGGGGCTAGTACCGAAATTCAAACCTTTGCTGCCGATgcatttttcttgtttcaa GATCTCGTGCAGCTTGTGAATGCTGATCAACCGTACTGGCTCATTGGAATGACAGAAATGACGCGCACCTTTGGTTTAGAATTACTCGAGGCGGTGTTAACGAATTTCAGCGCTGTATTTCATGAG AATAATGATTTCCGTTTGTTACTAAAAGAGCGCGTTTGTGCGTTAGTCATTAAACTCTTCTCGCCGAACGTGAAGCATCGTCAAGTGCCGGCTCCTAACAATGGCAATACTGCGGTGCCCAATGACAAACCCTATTTCCCAATCAGCATGCGTTTATTGCGTTTAGTAGCCATACTAATACAGAAGTATCACACAATATTG GTTACCGAATGCGAAATTTTTCTATCATTAATCATAAAATTTCTTGATCCTGATAAGCCGCACTGGCAGCGCGCCTTAGCTTTGGAAGTCATCCACAAACTTGCCACAAAACCTAATTTAATTGCATTCTTCTGCAAGTCCTATGATCTAAAAAATCATGCCACCAATATTGTACATGATATGATCTCAGCATTGGCCACATATGTGCGTTATTCATTAATAAACGCAGTTGCTTGTAAGCGAAATATTTGTCATAGGCTTTTTTATAATTGTAATATATTGATTTCTACTTGTGTAGTACAAACCGGACAGCCTCCAGCCACCAATCAAAATAATCCCACAGCTGCACATAATTCAGGCAATCAGTGTGGATTCATGTTCCGTGGCGTTTACTTATCGCTAGTAGCCACCTTTCCGCCGGGTGTGGCGAAAGCTGTCTA tttGGAGATGCTCGACAAGCTGGAGGCACCCAACATTCCAGATAGTTATGGTGTCTCCGTAGCTTATGCGATACTCTTGGACATAACACGCTCTATTGGAGGCGTAATACAACGAACACCGGAAATG CAACAGCCAACTCACAACTCCACGCTCATTACTGAGGAAGAGCACAAACCGCTGTGCTTGCAATTAATCAACTCTAGTTGGGCTGGACTACTTTTAGCATTCGTGCCGTTAATAGATGCTTCAATCGATGAGGCTACAACggataatattttgaaagctaTGCAAAACTATGCTGCGCTCTGTGGCATGCTGGACTTACTGGGACCACGTGACGCTTTCATAATGTCCATATGTCGTGCCTCTTTTCCACCGCACTATGCAGCGGCAATATTTGCGAACAATGCACATATGGAAGCAGATTTGCGAG GTCATGCGCGCAGCAACAGTCAAGATTTAAACAACCAGTTTATGAATACTTGTAACGAGAGTGAATTTCGTCAGCAAATTGTGGCCGTGGGCACGCCTTTGCCAAGCGCTTCCTTGCCGCACAGTGTAATGCAAGCGCCCGTCATGCTGACTACAAAAAATCTCCAATGTATGCGCGCTATTCTGTTTTTAGCACGCAGCAATGGCAGCATACTGGGCACCTCCTGGCATATTGTGCTGCAGACCCTGCAACATTTAGTATGGATTTTGGGCTTAAAACCCTCCACTGGCGGCAGTTTGCAA GCTTTTCCAAAACCTGCCGTCGAGGCAAATGTGGGCATACAGACTGCCGTCATGGCCGATTTGCCAGTATTGTCACAAATGTTAAGTCAACTCTTTGAATCTAGCCAGTATTTGGACGATGTAGCACTACATCATCTAATCGATGCATTATGTAAATTATCCCACGAAGCTATGGAGCTCGCTTATGCGAACAGG GAACCCTCCTTGTTCGCCGTCGCAAAACTACTTGAAACCGGCCTTGTGAATATGCCACGCATTGAAGTTTTATGGCGTCCACTCACCAATCACTTACTGGAGGTATGCCAGCATCGTCACATACGCATGCGTGAGTGGGGCGTGGAAGCAATTACGTATTTGGTGAAGTCTGCACTGCAGTTTAAACACACTGTACCGCTAAAGGAAAATATGGAGCTGCAAACGATGCTGCTGAGCCCACTGTCCGAGCTCTCCACTGTAATGCACGCAGATGTGCGCCAACGGCAACTTGACTGTGTGCTACAGATTCTTAACGGTGCAGGAGAAATATTGTCATTCGGTTGGCCGGCAATAATTGAGATCATTGGCGCAGTAAATGATCATCATGG CGAGCCTTTGATACGCACCGCATTCCAGTGTCTTCAGTTGGTCATAACAGATTTTCTGACTGTAATGCCTTGGCGTTGCCTGCCGCTATGCATAAACACCGCCGCCAAATTTGGATCGCAAACGCAAGAGTTGAATATATCGCTAACTGCTATTGGTTTAATG TGGAACATTTCTGATTTCTTTAATCAAAATCAAGAGAAATTGATGTCGGCGCAAGTGGATGATGGCGCTATATTACCTGATTTTCCAGGCACTGTGAAAATGCCACAATTCGACAAACTCTGGATGTGTTTGTACGCCAAATTGGGGGAACTGTGTGTCGATCTGCGGCCCGCAGTACGCAAATCAGCTGGCCAAACACTCTTCTCAACCATTTCTGCACACGGTAGTTTGCTGAATCCACCCACATGGCAGGCTCTGGTGTGGCAGGTCCTATTTTCGCTGCTGGATAATGTGCGGGCGCTCTCCAGTTCGGCTAGCAATGAGAAAGTGGACGCCAGCGGTAATATCCTCATTCACCATTCACGCAATACTGCACAAAAACAATGGGCAGAGACACAGGTTTTAACGCTCTCTGGCGTGTGTAGG gTGTTCAATACCAAGCGTGAATTGTTGCAAATGTTGGGTGATTTTGATCGCGCTTGGTCGCTGGTCTTGGAGTTCATTCAAAATGCTGCCTTGAGTAAAAATGGCGAAGTATCCTTGGCGGCGCTTAAATCATTGCAAGAAATTATGTACCATAATACAGAGAAATCGGTCCCACTTACAGATGAGGACACAACACGCGTTAAAGATGATGAGATTTGGACG ATTGCATGGAATATTTGGCTTAATATTGGTATTGAGAGCACAAAGATCACAACGAAGAACAACGACACCCAAGAGGAATTTTATATACCCAGTCAAGCATTTTTAACAGCGTTAATACAAATTTTCCCAGCGATTTTCCAACACATACAACAAAG ATTCACTTTGGATGACTttgaaaaattctgtattgtGCTGACAAACGCAGTTTGTATACCCGTGCAAACTGATGCCGTTCCCTATATAATGTCGTCTGTGTCGGACTCACTGCTAACGCCATTACATGATGGTATACTTGATTGCATGGATCTCATCCAAAAG GAGGCCACCAAGGACGGTTCCAATTTGAAACACATGATTCCTGTTATATTCCGTCAATTACTTGTGTTCAGTAAGTTTGCTTGCGCCCCACCTGCCTACGCCGGAGTCGAACACAAGTACGTCAAAACATCGAATCATTACACAAACAACGCTTCGGTGGAAATGGTTAGCATGAATTTCATACCCTTTGGTGAGAAGTCGATAAGCATATGCGTGAAATTGTATCAGAGTACCGCCACCGAGGAGTGTGTAATGCAGGAAAACATATTACATGAAATCATCAAG GCGCTCCGCACGCCACTCTCCATGAAGTACAAATGTCTGTCGTCCAGCACATGGAAATTGGCCATTTCGAGTTTGATTACTATACTACACACCGGTTTGAAGGTGGCACGAGCTAAAGCTAACTTTTTTACGGGCATGTGGGATGATTTGGCTGACACACTCGATAAATTTCTCTTTCCCGCAAG CGTTTGTACTATAGAAGATCGTGgccttgaagaaattgtgcTGGACGAAACAATTGATTGCCAGGTCATCGAACTGTTGCGTGACGAAGTATTGCCGCACGCACACGAAATGCCACATCAATTTATAATGCAAATTGTTGTGCTACTCAACAAAGGCTCCATACATTCCGCATCCGACTCGAATATTTGCTATGAATCTGACTGGAAATTACGTGAAATATTCGCAAAGACATGCTTCGAGACGCTGCTACAGTTCTCACTATTAGACGATACTTGCAATAATAATCGGAATAGTTTAACGGCAACGTCTGCAGCGGTAGCAGGCGTTAACGCGTCGTTGAATTCCAATGTTTTCACAAATATGTCTGGTGGAGGTGGCAAGGATTTTGCTGGCCGCTTGGCGGTGACGGCTTTGCTACATCGATTCCAAGAAGTCTTGAAGAGATTCAACGACGACGAGCGGCAGAGTGGGAAATGCCCATTACCTAG ATTCCGCCTCTCGGAAATTTCCTTCGTACTTAAGGCCATCGCTACATTGGTGATATCGATGAAAAAGGCACCACCAACTAAAG TAAACAAACCGGCGTGGGATCAGCTAATTGGTTTATATCCCTATCTCGTCGATTGCACTACGACCACATCGCCCGAAGTGTCGCGTTCATTGCGTGAAGCGCTGCTACAATACACAGATCTGCTGCAGCCACCAAAGTGTCTAAATACCGAAACCGCAAATGCAGCGAAACTACAAAACGCAACGCAATCAAATGGCCAAGAGTAA